A genomic window from Martelella lutilitoris includes:
- a CDS encoding mismatch-specific DNA-glycosylase, with translation MIDLLAPGLRIVFCGTAKGTISARTGSFYANPSNRFYRTLHETGLTLERIDPADFRRLLDYGIGLTDLNQVESGMDRVLSEKHFDLQGFREKMLHFRPKLIAFTSLTAARIFFADRTIRCGPLETGIGDIPVVALPSTSGANAHWTRDRHHWYQLRALICRAENPSWGDEQKATE, from the coding sequence GTGATTGATCTTCTGGCGCCTGGTCTCAGGATCGTGTTCTGCGGAACCGCCAAGGGCACGATCTCGGCCCGCACCGGTTCTTTTTACGCCAACCCGTCAAACCGCTTCTATCGCACCCTGCATGAGACGGGCCTGACGCTGGAGCGGATCGATCCGGCAGATTTCCGGCGGTTGCTCGATTACGGCATCGGGCTGACGGACCTCAACCAGGTCGAAAGCGGCATGGACCGGGTCTTGAGCGAGAAGCATTTCGACCTTCAGGGCTTTCGCGAAAAGATGCTGCACTTCCGGCCGAAGCTGATCGCCTTCACCAGCCTGACAGCCGCCCGCATATTCTTTGCTGACCGGACGATCCGCTGCGGTCCGCTGGAAACCGGCATCGGCGATATCCCCGTTGTCGCGCTTCCGTCCACATCCGGCGCCAACGCGCATTGGACAAGGGACCGTCATCATTGGTATCAGTTGCGGGCGTTGATTTGCCGCGCCGAAAACCCATCTTGGGGCGACGAGCAAAAGGCGACGGAATGA
- the ispH gene encoding 4-hydroxy-3-methylbut-2-enyl diphosphate reductase: protein MTDTKEPDMTKSPLTIRLCGPRGFCAGVDRAIQIVVLALKRYGAPVYVRHEIVHNRYVVEGLEAMGAIFVEELDEIPAEHRDQPVVFSAHGVPKSVPADAESRNLFYLDATCPLVSKVHKQAMRHERLGRHVVLIGHAGHPEVIGTMGQLPEGAVSLVETVEDAEKYEPADPDNLGYVTQTTLSVEDTAAVIAKLQERFPNLTAPSADSICYATTNRQEAVSAAAPGSDLFIIVGAPNSSNSKRLVEVASRAGAKRAILVQRASELDFDAIGEIGTLGISAGASAPEVVVNEIIEAFRDRFEATVELAETAIENEHFLVNRELRDVELTVEDMAFVNGR, encoded by the coding sequence ATGACAGATACGAAAGAGCCCGACATGACCAAGAGCCCACTCACCATCCGTCTGTGCGGGCCGCGCGGCTTTTGCGCGGGCGTTGACCGGGCAATCCAGATCGTGGTTCTGGCGCTGAAGCGCTACGGCGCGCCGGTCTATGTGCGCCACGAGATCGTCCACAACCGCTATGTGGTCGAAGGGCTCGAGGCCATGGGTGCGATCTTTGTCGAGGAGCTTGACGAGATTCCGGCAGAACACCGCGACCAGCCGGTGGTGTTTTCCGCCCATGGCGTGCCGAAATCCGTGCCGGCGGATGCCGAAAGCCGTAATCTCTTCTATCTCGACGCCACCTGCCCCCTGGTTTCCAAGGTGCACAAGCAGGCCATGCGCCATGAACGGCTCGGCCGCCATGTGGTGCTGATCGGCCATGCCGGCCATCCGGAGGTCATCGGCACGATGGGGCAATTGCCCGAGGGCGCCGTGTCGCTCGTCGAGACGGTGGAGGACGCTGAAAAATACGAGCCCGCCGACCCGGACAATCTCGGCTACGTCACCCAGACCACGCTTTCGGTGGAGGATACGGCGGCGGTGATCGCCAAACTGCAGGAAAGATTTCCCAACCTGACCGCGCCATCGGCCGATTCGATCTGCTATGCGACGACCAACCGGCAGGAGGCCGTGTCGGCTGCCGCTCCGGGCAGCGACCTCTTCATCATCGTCGGCGCGCCGAATTCGTCCAATTCCAAGCGCCTGGTCGAGGTCGCGAGCCGCGCCGGCGCAAAGCGCGCCATCCTGGTCCAGCGCGCCTCGGAACTCGATTTCGATGCGATCGGCGAGATTGGAACGCTCGGTATCTCTGCCGGCGCTTCAGCGCCGGAAGTGGTCGTCAACGAAATCATCGAAGCCTTCCGCGACCGTTTCGAAGCGACGGTCGAGCTTGCGGAAACCGCAATCGAAAACGAGCATTTTCTGGTGAACCGGGAACTGCGTGATGTCGAGCTGACGGTCGAGGATATGGCCTTCGTCAACGGGCGGTAG
- a CDS encoding homoserine kinase, translating to MAVYTDINEVELKDFLQAYDCGTLLSFKGIAEGVENSNFLLHTDRFSLILTLYEKRVDENDLPFYLGLMQHLAERGLSCPLPLERSDGALYGRLCDRPAALISFLEGMWLRKSEARHCRELGAALARMHIAGKDFPIRRENALSLKGWVDLWDKSAVRADEVQPGLESEITDELALLEDRWPVDLPDGVIHADLFPDNVFFIGDALSGLIDFYFACNDFLAYDLAICLNAWCFEKDGAFNVTKARALIEGYQSVRPLSAAEIEALPLLARGSALRFFLTRLYDWLTTPEGALVVKKDPLEYLRYLRFHRSVRSAREYGLS from the coding sequence TTGGCCGTCTACACCGACATCAACGAGGTCGAGCTGAAGGATTTCCTTCAGGCCTACGACTGCGGCACGCTCCTGTCCTTCAAGGGCATTGCCGAGGGCGTCGAGAACTCGAACTTCCTGCTGCACACGGACCGGTTTTCGCTGATCCTGACGCTTTACGAAAAACGGGTCGATGAAAACGACCTGCCGTTCTATCTCGGGCTGATGCAGCATCTGGCCGAGCGGGGTCTGTCCTGCCCGTTGCCGCTTGAACGCTCGGACGGCGCGCTTTACGGGCGGCTCTGTGACCGGCCGGCGGCGCTGATCTCGTTCCTGGAGGGCATGTGGCTCAGGAAATCCGAGGCGCGCCACTGCCGCGAACTGGGCGCGGCGCTTGCCCGCATGCACATCGCCGGGAAGGATTTTCCGATCCGCCGCGAGAACGCGCTGTCGCTGAAAGGCTGGGTCGATCTCTGGGACAAGTCCGCCGTCCGCGCCGATGAGGTCCAGCCGGGGCTTGAAAGCGAAATCACAGACGAACTGGCGCTGCTCGAGGATCGCTGGCCGGTGGACCTGCCCGACGGCGTCATTCATGCCGATCTTTTTCCCGACAACGTGTTCTTCATCGGCGATGCTCTCTCGGGCCTGATCGACTTCTATTTCGCCTGCAATGATTTTCTTGCCTATGACCTGGCGATCTGCCTCAATGCCTGGTGTTTCGAAAAGGACGGCGCCTTCAATGTCACCAAGGCGCGGGCGCTGATCGAGGGCTATCAGAGCGTGCGGCCACTGAGTGCCGCCGAGATCGAGGCCTTGCCGCTGCTGGCGCGCGGCTCGGCGCTGCGCTTCTTCCTGACCCGGCTCTATGACTGGCTGACGACGCCTGAGGGCGCGCTGGTGGTCAAGAAGGATCCGCTGGAATATCTTCGCTATCTGCGCTTCCACCGCTCGGTCAGGAGCGCACGCGAATACGGGCTGTCGTGA
- the rnhA gene encoding ribonuclease HI has protein sequence MKTIEIFTDGACSGNPGPGGWGAVLRYGEKERELSGGERLTTNNRMELMAAIEALKALKEPCAVSLYTDSVYLKDGIGKWIHGWKKNGWKTAAKKPVKNVELWQALEEQRNRHQVTLFWVKGHAGHEENERADELARLGMEPYKKGR, from the coding sequence ATGAAAACGATCGAGATCTTCACCGACGGGGCCTGTTCGGGCAATCCCGGACCGGGCGGCTGGGGCGCGGTGCTTCGCTATGGCGAGAAGGAACGCGAGCTTTCGGGAGGAGAACGGCTCACGACCAATAACCGCATGGAGCTGATGGCGGCGATCGAGGCGCTGAAAGCGCTGAAGGAGCCTTGCGCGGTGTCGCTTTATACCGATAGCGTCTATCTGAAGGACGGTATCGGCAAATGGATTCACGGCTGGAAGAAGAACGGCTGGAAGACGGCGGCGAAAAAGCCGGTCAAGAATGTCGAGCTCTGGCAGGCGCTGGAAGAGCAGCGCAACCGCCATCAGGTGACGCTTTTCTGGGTGAAGGGCCATGCCGGCCATGAAGAAAACGAGCGTGCCGATGAACTGGCGCGCCTGGGGATGGAACCATATAAGAAGGGTCGGTGA
- a CDS encoding Dabb family protein translates to MILHCVFIRFRQDVTASEKEAIYAGIAALKDVIGGIVDVKGGPNVSPEGLDSGYADGFAVTFEDASARDAYLDHPDHRAVGEKIVAAAAGGQSGILVFDMKV, encoded by the coding sequence ATGATCTTGCATTGCGTATTCATTCGATTTCGCCAGGACGTCACGGCTTCCGAAAAGGAAGCCATCTATGCCGGCATCGCCGCGCTGAAGGACGTCATAGGTGGGATCGTCGATGTGAAGGGCGGGCCGAATGTTTCGCCGGAAGGCCTCGACAGCGGCTATGCCGACGGTTTCGCCGTCACCTTTGAGGACGCCTCCGCGCGCGATGCCTATCTTGACCATCCCGACCACAGGGCGGTGGGCGAAAAGATCGTGGCCGCCGCCGCGGGTGGTCAGTCTGGTATTCTTGTCTTTGACATGAAGGTCTGA
- a CDS encoding peroxiredoxin has protein sequence MSIAKGDSLPSATFMELTENGPEKVASDEFFKSKRIVLFAVPGAFTPTCSINHLPTYLENRDAILSRGVDEIAVIAVNDPFVMGGWAKATGGEGKIRYLADPDGAFAKALGMELDLSGAGLGTRSKRYSMLVKDGVVEELNVEDDSGEATVSAAATILGQL, from the coding sequence ATGTCGATTGCCAAGGGAGACAGCCTGCCGTCAGCCACCTTCATGGAACTGACGGAGAACGGGCCGGAGAAAGTCGCAAGCGATGAATTCTTCAAATCGAAGCGGATCGTGCTGTTTGCCGTGCCGGGCGCCTTCACGCCCACCTGCTCCATCAACCACCTGCCGACCTATCTGGAAAACCGGGACGCGATCCTCTCGCGCGGCGTTGACGAGATCGCCGTCATTGCCGTCAATGACCCCTTCGTCATGGGCGGCTGGGCCAAGGCGACGGGCGGCGAAGGCAAGATCCGCTATCTGGCCGACCCCGACGGCGCCTTTGCCAAGGCGCTGGGCATGGAGCTCGATCTTTCCGGAGCCGGACTCGGCACGCGCTCCAAGCGCTATTCCATGCTGGTGAAGGACGGCGTCGTGGAAGAACTGAATGTCGAGGACGATTCCGGCGAAGCCACGGTTTCCGCGGCGGCCACCATTCTGGGCCAGCTCTGA
- a CDS encoding protein-disulfide reductase DsbD domain-containing protein, translating to MRPLTRHFVVAAIAAFALAGTAQMSFAAATPWAEDTGGRMRVILTPPTDDGTIEAALQVEPDPGFITYWREPGESGIPPQITVTGTGDARLEAIGYPVPKRLKIANVTDMGYDGPVTFPLTLRVAPGPLPSLTVTAFVGLCKDICIPFQASFDIPARAEAFEETPVDKAILAVARTTLPERPSADFRVDEASLSADGLRLALTLPDPGAGDEITLANSLGYIVEAPAGRRENGQYLIDIPLSALPEDADPQKGDWLLLAKSGGRAMETPLVIAPAPP from the coding sequence ATGAGACCTTTGACTCGCCACTTTGTCGTTGCCGCCATCGCGGCCTTTGCTCTTGCCGGCACGGCGCAGATGTCTTTCGCTGCCGCAACGCCCTGGGCTGAGGATACCGGCGGACGCATGCGCGTGATCCTCACGCCGCCAACGGATGACGGCACGATCGAGGCCGCGCTGCAGGTCGAACCGGATCCCGGCTTCATCACCTATTGGCGCGAACCGGGCGAGAGCGGCATCCCCCCGCAGATCACCGTGACCGGTACGGGCGATGCCCGGCTCGAGGCGATCGGGTACCCCGTGCCCAAGCGCCTGAAGATCGCGAACGTGACCGACATGGGCTATGACGGCCCGGTGACCTTTCCGCTCACGCTGAGGGTCGCGCCCGGCCCGCTCCCGTCCCTTACCGTTACCGCCTTTGTCGGGCTCTGCAAGGATATCTGCATCCCCTTCCAGGCCAGTTTCGACATTCCGGCCCGGGCCGAAGCATTTGAGGAAACGCCAGTCGACAAGGCCATTCTGGCCGTTGCCCGCACGACGCTGCCCGAGAGGCCGTCGGCGGATTTCCGGGTCGACGAGGCATCTCTCAGCGCTGACGGCCTCAGGCTTGCCCTCACGCTTCCCGATCCCGGCGCCGGTGACGAGATCACCCTTGCCAACAGTCTCGGCTATATTGTCGAGGCGCCTGCCGGAAGGAGGGAAAACGGGCAATATCTCATCGACATCCCCCTGTCCGCCCTGCCCGAGGATGCAGATCCGCAGAAGGGTGACTGGCTGCTTCTGGCGAAATCCGGCGGCCGGGCCATGGAAACGCCGCTTGTCATCGCGCCCGCGCCACCCTAA
- a CDS encoding YqgE/AlgH family protein — MTERERGPFDGQFLIAMPQLAESDFERSVIYICAHSEDGAMGFVINRAQSVTFPEVLEQLKLMDENAPDVSAPGIGDFPVLCGGPVEPGRGFVLHSDDYAGDGSIPITDELFMTGTLDVLRSVAAGKGPERAVLVLGYAGWAPGQLESEIANNDWLTCPAIEELLFDRDLDGKYERALFSMGVRPSSLSSTIGHA, encoded by the coding sequence ATGACGGAGCGTGAACGCGGCCCATTCGACGGCCAGTTCCTGATCGCCATGCCGCAGCTTGCGGAAAGCGATTTCGAACGCAGCGTGATCTATATCTGCGCCCATTCCGAGGATGGCGCGATGGGGTTCGTCATCAATCGCGCCCAGTCCGTCACCTTTCCCGAAGTGCTGGAACAGCTCAAGCTGATGGATGAGAATGCCCCGGATGTCTCCGCCCCCGGAATCGGCGATTTTCCCGTGCTCTGCGGCGGACCGGTGGAACCCGGCCGCGGTTTTGTGCTGCATTCCGACGACTACGCCGGCGACGGCAGCATTCCCATCACCGATGAACTGTTCATGACCGGCACGCTCGACGTCCTGCGCTCGGTTGCCGCGGGAAAGGGACCGGAAAGGGCGGTCCTGGTCCTCGGCTATGCCGGCTGGGCGCCCGGCCAGCTTGAGAGCGAGATTGCCAATAATGACTGGCTGACCTGTCCCGCGATCGAGGAATTGCTGTTCGACCGCGATCTGGATGGCAAATATGAGCGCGCGCTCTTCTCGATGGGGGTTCGCCCATCCTCGCTCTCTTCCACGATCGGACATGCCTGA
- a CDS encoding zinc-binding metallopeptidase family protein, whose product MKIFECDHCGQTVYFDNEVCVACGHRLGFDPQSVAMYALKPVDSVNWHKADETRRQFRFCQNAGFNVCNWLLPEGSDEPFCPSCRHNNLIPDTGTDNGLARFGRIVAAERHLFYSLLRWNVETPTRGEDPDGGLVFDFLEDTVDQNGNLQPAMTGHENGLISLRVAEADDVTREIARQQMNEPYRTLLGHFRHEVGHYVWDRLVRDGGRLEEFRSLFGDEREDYQAALQRHYENGPSPGWPENFVSAYASTHPWEDFAESFAHALHIVDTLETARAFGLMLDDGSLEPLGDPYSCESGKRLADAWVPLTLAMNAIHKSMGQRDFYPFVLTPEIIRKLDFVLGLLVRQTKQDSR is encoded by the coding sequence ATGAAGATTTTCGAATGCGACCATTGCGGTCAGACCGTCTATTTTGACAATGAGGTCTGCGTCGCCTGCGGCCACCGGCTGGGTTTCGATCCGCAGAGCGTTGCCATGTATGCTCTCAAGCCGGTCGATTCCGTCAACTGGCACAAGGCCGACGAGACGCGGCGCCAGTTCCGCTTTTGTCAGAACGCCGGGTTCAATGTCTGCAACTGGCTTCTGCCCGAAGGCAGCGACGAGCCGTTCTGTCCGTCCTGCCGGCACAACAATCTTATCCCGGACACCGGCACTGACAACGGCCTTGCGCGGTTCGGCAGGATCGTGGCGGCCGAGCGCCATCTTTTCTATTCGCTCCTGCGCTGGAACGTCGAGACGCCGACCAGGGGCGAGGATCCGGACGGCGGCCTCGTCTTCGACTTTCTCGAGGACACGGTCGACCAGAACGGCAATCTCCAGCCGGCCATGACCGGCCACGAGAACGGCCTCATCTCACTGAGGGTCGCCGAGGCCGACGACGTCACCCGCGAGATCGCGCGCCAGCAGATGAACGAACCCTACCGGACGCTGCTCGGTCACTTCCGTCATGAGGTCGGGCATTACGTCTGGGACAGGCTGGTGCGCGACGGCGGAAGGCTTGAGGAATTTCGCTCGCTCTTCGGCGATGAGCGGGAAGACTATCAGGCCGCGCTGCAGCGCCATTACGAGAACGGCCCGTCTCCGGGCTGGCCGGAGAACTTCGTCAGCGCCTATGCCTCGACGCATCCGTGGGAAGATTTTGCCGAAAGCTTCGCCCATGCGCTCCATATCGTCGATACGCTGGAGACGGCGCGCGCTTTCGGGCTGATGCTGGACGATGGCAGTCTGGAGCCGCTCGGCGATCCCTATAGCTGCGAGAGCGGAAAACGGCTGGCCGATGCCTGGGTGCCGCTGACGCTGGCGATGAACGCCATCCACAAGTCCATGGGCCAGCGGGATTTCTATCCCTTCGTCCTGACCCCCGAGATCATCCGCAAACTCGATTTCGTTCTGGGGCTTCTGGTCCGCCAGACGAAACAGGACAGTCGCTGA
- a CDS encoding EAL domain-containing protein: MPAHLRRLGRQALAIIALAMAVFSAAIPALALEPVEVSRGDVAIDLTNHVDLYPNEGSVLQISTVPDANGIRRRIEVRSGNAEHSGDWAVFSLANISDEQLDRLIVAPHFRLPGSGMFWPDLGSSRIAAITPSEGFALNRVASDDADVFSITLNPGAVITFVAELDTADLPQLYLWQPDAWKDTENAFTLYHGVVLGIAGLLAVFLSILFVVKGTSVLPATAMLAWSVLLYVAIDFSFLNQLIPLSPGDLRIWRASADVAIAFSLVVFLFTYLNLARWHAQLGYAAAAWGVLLMALFGLALFDPPAAAGIARISFAATVLAGVVLMVYLSLRRYDRAILLMPAWALIVAWLFAAWMTATGRIDNDIVQPALDGGLVLIVLLLGFTVIQHSFAGGAYQPGLFSDLERQALALLGTEATVWDWDVGRDRIVTEPDFAPKLGLAAGTLNGPARSWLQYLHPGDRDRFRSTLDLFLEWRRGRLKLEFRVRANDGHYHWMLIRARPVLSTDGEVIRCVGTITDQTDQKVSTQRLLQDAVVDNLTGLPNHTILIDRLSYLVALSKTSPHMRPTLIVADIDRFSDINETLGFAAGDNILIALTRRIQRLLKPEDTLTRLSGNAFAIVLQSQTEPDAVAEFADALVAAIDVPITFENREIALTASIGIASWHDAPGSAEIFLEDARLAMLRAKRMGGNTVETYRPALRMLDDERKRVEADLGRAIDRKEMSVFYRPVMRLDSHKVAGFACVLSWKHPQRGEISTGEIFEISREAERSAELVLYTVRQALEDLAGWQQTLPKVRPFVSIELNCTEMLRTSTLIELESLVRQSENAPRQVVFSIPEDVVQKAPEQAKLALQYLRTIGAGVTLSGFGNGHGSLTLLKGFRFDAAYVDNAVFKLNNETQTDVVKAFAELASRLGTAVGVTDVGTEVDAQALADAECTYASGPLYGASVAAPTALRLLKEVAAGEA; the protein is encoded by the coding sequence ATGCCCGCACATCTCCGCCGGCTCGGCCGCCAGGCCCTCGCCATCATTGCACTGGCCATGGCGGTCTTCTCTGCCGCCATCCCGGCGCTGGCGCTCGAGCCCGTCGAGGTTTCGCGCGGCGATGTCGCGATCGACCTGACCAACCATGTCGACCTCTACCCCAATGAAGGCAGCGTGCTGCAAATCTCCACGGTGCCCGATGCCAACGGCATCCGCCGCCGTATCGAGGTGCGTTCCGGCAACGCCGAGCATTCGGGCGACTGGGCCGTCTTCTCGCTGGCCAATATTTCCGACGAGCAGCTTGATCGCCTGATCGTCGCTCCGCATTTCCGCCTGCCCGGCTCGGGCATGTTCTGGCCGGACCTCGGCTCCTCGCGGATCGCGGCGATCACGCCCTCGGAGGGTTTCGCGCTCAACCGTGTGGCAAGCGACGATGCCGACGTGTTCTCGATCACGCTCAATCCCGGTGCTGTGATCACCTTCGTCGCCGAACTCGACACGGCGGACCTGCCGCAGCTCTATCTCTGGCAACCGGATGCCTGGAAGGATACGGAAAACGCCTTCACGCTCTACCACGGCGTCGTGCTGGGCATTGCCGGCCTGCTGGCGGTGTTCCTCAGCATCCTGTTCGTGGTCAAGGGAACCTCCGTGCTGCCGGCGACGGCAATGCTGGCCTGGTCGGTGCTGCTCTATGTGGCGATCGATTTCAGCTTCCTCAACCAGCTGATCCCGCTCTCGCCCGGCGACCTGCGCATCTGGCGCGCCAGCGCCGACGTGGCGATCGCCTTCAGCCTGGTGGTGTTCCTGTTCACCTATCTGAACCTTGCGCGCTGGCATGCCCAGCTCGGCTATGCGGCCGCGGCCTGGGGCGTGCTGCTGATGGCGCTTTTCGGTCTGGCGCTGTTCGACCCCCCGGCCGCCGCCGGCATCGCCCGCATCTCCTTCGCCGCCACGGTGCTCGCCGGGGTCGTGCTGATGGTCTATCTCAGCCTTCGCCGCTATGACCGGGCGATCCTGCTGATGCCGGCCTGGGCGCTGATCGTCGCCTGGCTGTTTGCCGCGTGGATGACGGCCACCGGCCGTATCGACAACGACATCGTCCAGCCGGCGCTCGACGGCGGCCTCGTGCTCATCGTGCTGCTGCTCGGCTTCACCGTCATCCAGCATTCCTTTGCCGGCGGCGCCTATCAGCCCGGCCTGTTTTCGGATCTGGAGCGCCAGGCGCTCGCCCTGCTCGGCACGGAAGCGACGGTATGGGACTGGGACGTGGGACGCGACCGGATCGTCACGGAGCCGGACTTCGCGCCCAAGCTCGGTTTGGCCGCCGGCACGCTCAACGGTCCGGCCCGCTCCTGGCTGCAATACCTGCACCCCGGAGATCGCGACCGTTTCCGCTCGACCCTCGATCTCTTCCTCGAATGGCGACGCGGCCGGCTGAAACTCGAATTCCGCGTCCGCGCCAATGACGGTCACTACCACTGGATGCTGATCCGCGCGCGGCCGGTGCTTTCGACGGATGGCGAAGTGATCCGCTGCGTCGGCACGATCACCGACCAGACCGACCAGAAGGTCAGCACCCAGCGCCTGCTACAGGATGCCGTCGTCGACAATCTGACCGGTCTTCCCAACCACACGATCCTCATCGACCGCCTGAGTTATCTGGTCGCGCTGTCAAAGACGTCGCCGCACATGCGCCCGACGCTTATCGTCGCCGACATCGACCGGTTCAGCGATATCAACGAGACGCTGGGCTTTGCCGCAGGCGACAATATCCTCATCGCCCTGACACGCCGCATCCAGCGGCTTCTGAAACCGGAAGACACGCTGACGCGACTTTCGGGCAATGCCTTCGCCATCGTGCTGCAGTCGCAAACGGAGCCCGACGCGGTCGCGGAATTCGCCGATGCCCTGGTCGCCGCCATCGATGTGCCGATCACCTTCGAAAACCGCGAGATCGCGCTGACGGCCTCGATCGGCATCGCCTCCTGGCACGATGCCCCCGGCTCCGCCGAAATATTCCTCGAGGATGCGCGGCTTGCCATGCTGCGCGCCAAGCGCATGGGCGGCAACACGGTGGAGACCTACCGCCCGGCGCTGCGCATGCTCGACGACGAGCGCAAGCGCGTCGAAGCCGATCTCGGACGCGCCATCGACCGCAAGGAAATGTCGGTCTTCTACCGTCCGGTCATGCGGCTCGACAGCCACAAGGTGGCCGGTTTCGCCTGCGTGTTGAGCTGGAAGCATCCCCAGCGGGGAGAGATATCCACAGGCGAGATCTTCGAGATCAGCCGCGAGGCGGAACGCTCGGCCGAACTGGTGCTTTATACCGTGCGCCAGGCGCTTGAAGACCTCGCCGGCTGGCAGCAGACGCTGCCCAAGGTCCGCCCCTTCGTCTCGATCGAGCTCAACTGCACGGAGATGCTGAGAACCAGCACATTGATCGAACTGGAAAGCCTCGTGCGCCAGTCCGAAAACGCGCCGCGACAGGTCGTCTTCTCCATTCCCGAAGACGTTGTCCAGAAGGCGCCGGAACAGGCGAAGCTCGCGCTGCAGTATCTGCGCACGATCGGCGCAGGCGTCACGCTTTCCGGCTTCGGCAACGGGCACGGCTCGCTCACCCTGCTCAAGGGCTTCCGCTTCGACGCCGCCTATGTGGACAACGCCGTCTTCAAGCTGAACAACGAGACCCAGACGGATGTCGTCAAGGCTTTTGCCGAACTGGCGTCCAGGCTCGGAACCGCGGTCGGCGTCACCGATGTCGGCACGGAGGTTGACGCGCAGGCGCTGGCCGACGCGGAGTGCACCTATGCCAGCGGCCCGCTCTACGGCGCCTCGGTCGCTGCGCCCACAGCACTGCGCCTGCTCAAGGAAGTCGCCGCCGGGGAAGCGTGA
- a CDS encoding GNAT family N-acetyltransferase — MFAFFAAPDALRRRRFAIRSDTHVLRLPRVSDYQAWRQLRIRSRSFLQPWEPLWNVDEMTERAFRRRITRLNREFDEGSSIQLFIFLRETDTLVGGITIGLIRRGVAQMCMLGYWMGEPYAGKGHMFAALQAVIPYIFHELRLHRIEAACIPSNNRSASLLQKAGFTKEGHLQKYLRINGQWQDHHLYALLKDDHDAKGN; from the coding sequence TTGTTCGCCTTCTTCGCCGCGCCTGACGCCCTGCGGCGACGCCGGTTTGCCATCCGCTCGGACACGCATGTTCTGCGCCTGCCGCGCGTTTCCGACTATCAGGCCTGGCGGCAGCTGCGCATCCGCAGCCGTTCTTTCCTTCAGCCATGGGAACCCCTCTGGAACGTCGACGAAATGACAGAGCGGGCCTTCCGCAGGCGGATAACGCGGCTCAACCGGGAATTCGACGAGGGCAGCAGCATTCAGCTGTTCATCTTCCTCAGGGAGACCGACACGCTTGTCGGCGGCATCACCATCGGCCTCATCCGCCGCGGCGTCGCGCAAATGTGCATGCTGGGCTACTGGATGGGCGAGCCCTATGCCGGCAAGGGCCATATGTTTGCCGCACTTCAGGCCGTAATTCCCTATATCTTTCATGAGTTGAGGTTGCACCGCATCGAGGCCGCCTGTATCCCCTCAAACAATCGCAGCGCTTCGCTTCTGCAAAAGGCAGGCTTCACCAAGGAGGGGCATTTGCAAAAATACCTTCGCATCAACGGCCAATGGCAGGATCATCATCTCTATGCCCTGCTCAAAGATGATCACGACGCCAAAGGGAATTGA